One window of Fusobacterium polymorphum genomic DNA carries:
- the gatB gene encoding Asp-tRNA(Asn)/Glu-tRNA(Gln) amidotransferase subunit GatB produces the protein MIKEWESVIGLEVHLQLKTGTKVWCGCKSDYDESGINTHTCPICLGHPGALPKLNKKVVDYAVKAALALNCQINNESGFDRKNYFYPDAPKNYQITQFEKSYAEKGYLEFKLNSGRQVKIGITKVQIEEDTAKAIHGKNESYLNFNRASIPLIEIISEPDMRNSEEAYEYLNTLKNIIKYTKVSDVSMETGSLRCDANISVMEKGSKVFGTRVEVKNLNSFKAVARAIDYEIGRQIELIENGGKVDQETRLWDEENQITRVMRSKEEAMDYRYFNEPDLLKLVISDEEIEEIKKDMPETRLAKIERFKTNYLLDEKDASILTEEVELSDYFEEVVKYSNNAKLSSNWILTEVLRVLKHKNIDIEKFSISSENLAKIIKLIDKNTISSKIAKEVFEIALDDTRDPEIIVKEKGLVQVSDTSEIEKMVDEVLANNQKMVEDFKAADEGRKPRILKGIVGQVMKISKGKANPEIVNELIMEKLK, from the coding sequence ATGATAAAAGAATGGGAGTCAGTAATAGGACTGGAAGTTCACTTACAATTAAAAACAGGTACTAAGGTATGGTGTGGTTGTAAATCTGACTATGATGAAAGTGGAATAAACACACATACTTGTCCAATTTGTTTAGGACACCCTGGAGCTCTTCCAAAATTAAATAAAAAAGTAGTAGATTATGCAGTTAAAGCTGCACTTGCTCTTAATTGTCAAATAAATAATGAAAGTGGTTTTGATAGAAAAAATTATTTCTATCCAGATGCACCTAAAAATTATCAAATTACACAATTTGAAAAATCTTATGCTGAAAAGGGATATTTAGAATTTAAGTTAAATTCTGGTAGACAAGTCAAAATTGGAATAACTAAAGTTCAAATTGAAGAAGATACTGCTAAGGCTATTCATGGAAAAAATGAATCTTATCTAAACTTTAACAGAGCTTCTATCCCTTTGATAGAAATTATATCTGAACCAGATATGAGAAATTCAGAAGAAGCTTATGAATATTTAAATACTTTAAAAAATATAATAAAATATACAAAAGTCAGTGATGTATCTATGGAAACTGGTTCACTTAGATGTGATGCTAATATTTCTGTTATGGAGAAAGGTTCTAAAGTTTTTGGTACAAGAGTAGAAGTTAAAAATTTAAACTCATTTAAAGCTGTTGCAAGAGCAATAGACTATGAAATTGGAAGACAAATAGAACTTATAGAAAATGGTGGTAAAGTAGATCAAGAAACTAGACTTTGGGACGAAGAAAATCAAATAACAAGAGTAATGAGATCAAAAGAAGAAGCTATGGATTATAGATACTTTAATGAACCTGATTTATTAAAACTTGTTATTAGTGATGAAGAAATTGAAGAAATCAAAAAAGATATGCCTGAAACTAGACTGGCTAAAATTGAAAGATTTAAAACTAATTATTTATTAGATGAAAAAGATGCTTCTATTTTAACAGAAGAAGTTGAACTTTCAGATTATTTTGAAGAAGTTGTAAAATATTCAAATAATGCAAAATTAAGTTCTAACTGGATTTTAACAGAAGTTTTAAGAGTATTAAAACATAAGAATATTGATATAGAAAAGTTTTCTATAAGTAGTGAAAATCTTGCTAAAATAATAAAATTAATAGATAAAAATACTATTTCTTCAAAAATAGCAAAAGAAGTTTTTGAAATAGCACTTGATGATACAAGAGATCCTGAAATTATTGTAAAAGAAAAGGGGCTTGTTCAAGTATCAGATACAAGTGAAATAGAAAAAATGGTTGATGAAGTTTTAGCTAACAATCAAAAAATGGTTGAAGATTTTAAAGCAGCTGATGAAGGTAGAAAACCAAGGATTCTTAAAGGAATAGTAGGACAAGTTATGAAAATTTCTAAGGGAAAAGCAAATCCTGAAATTGTAAATGAACTAATTATGGAGAAATTAAAATAA
- the pip gene encoding prolyl aminopeptidase has translation MKNYDFYPPIEPFKSYMLPVSNIHSIYVEECGNPNGEPIIFLHGGPGAGCGKKARRFFDPEYYHIILFDQRGCGRSIPFLELKENNIFYSVEDMEKIRLHIGIDKWTIFAGSYGSTLGLTYAIHYPEKVKRMVLQGIFLANEDDVKWYFQKGISEIYPAEFKIFKDFIPKDEQEDLLKAYHKRFFSNDIKLRNEAIKIWSRFELRTMESEFTWPSEEEVQDYEISLALIEAHYFYNKMFWDDSDYILNRVEKIKNIPIQIAHGRFDLNTRVISAYKLLEKLNNCELVIVEGVGHSPFTKQMSEVLIKFLEDIKEL, from the coding sequence ATGAAAAACTATGATTTCTATCCACCAATAGAACCTTTTAAATCATATATGTTACCAGTGAGTAATATTCATAGTATTTATGTGGAAGAATGTGGTAATCCAAATGGAGAACCTATAATTTTTTTACATGGTGGACCAGGAGCAGGTTGTGGAAAAAAAGCTAGGAGATTTTTTGACCCTGAGTATTATCATATAATTTTATTTGATCAAAGAGGTTGTGGAAGAAGTATACCTTTTCTTGAACTTAAAGAGAATAATATTTTTTATTCTGTTGAAGACATGGAGAAAATAAGATTACATATAGGCATTGATAAGTGGACTATATTTGCTGGAAGTTATGGTTCAACTTTAGGGCTAACTTATGCTATACATTATCCTGAAAAAGTAAAAAGAATGGTTTTACAAGGAATATTCTTAGCTAATGAAGATGATGTTAAATGGTATTTCCAAAAAGGAATTTCTGAAATTTATCCTGCTGAGTTTAAAATCTTTAAAGATTTTATTCCAAAAGATGAGCAAGAGGATTTACTAAAAGCATATCATAAAAGATTTTTTTCCAATGATATAAAACTTAGAAATGAAGCTATTAAAATTTGGAGTCGTTTTGAATTAAGGACTATGGAATCTGAATTTACTTGGCCTTCTGAAGAAGAGGTTCAAGATTATGAAATTTCACTTGCTCTTATAGAAGCACATTATTTTTATAATAAAATGTTCTGGGATGATAGTGACTATATATTAAATAGAGTTGAAAAAATTAAAAATATCCCAATTCAAATAGCTCATGGTAGATTTGACTTAAATACAAGAGTTATTTCTGCATATAAATTATTGGAAAAACTTAATAACTGTGAACTTGTTATAGTTGAAGGAGTTGGGCATTCTCCTTTTACAAAACAAATGAGTGAAGTCCTTATAAAATTTTTAGAAGATATAAAAGAATTATAA
- a CDS encoding asparaginase: MEDKVLIINTGGTIGMVGKPLRPAYNWSEITKGYSMLEKFPTDYYQFEKLIDSSDVTTDFWIRLVEVIEKNYDKYLGFVILHGTDTMAYTGSMLSFLLKNLAKPVVLTGAQAPMVNPRSDGLQNLINSIYIAGHKLFDIPLIPEVCICFRDSLLRANRSKKTDSNNYYGFSSPNYNPLAEIATEIKVISDRILKVPTEKFYVEKNIDANVLLLELFPGLNSKYISDFIESNKNIKALILKTYGSGNTPTSEDFIETLKSISKKGILILDITQCISGSVKMPLYESTDKLSKLGIINGSDITSEAGLTKMMYLLGKNLGLQEIKNAFSSSICGEQTI, encoded by the coding sequence ATGGAAGATAAAGTTCTTATAATAAATACTGGTGGAACTATTGGAATGGTTGGAAAACCTTTAAGACCTGCTTACAATTGGTCTGAAATTACTAAGGGATATTCAATGTTAGAAAAGTTTCCAACAGACTATTATCAATTTGAAAAATTAATAGATTCATCAGATGTTACAACAGACTTTTGGATAAGATTAGTCGAGGTTATTGAAAAGAATTATGATAAATATTTAGGTTTTGTTATTCTACATGGTACTGATACTATGGCATACACAGGTTCTATGTTATCATTTTTATTAAAAAATTTAGCTAAACCTGTTGTTTTAACAGGAGCACAAGCTCCTATGGTAAACCCAAGAAGTGATGGATTACAAAACTTAATAAATTCTATTTATATTGCAGGACATAAACTATTTGATATTCCTTTAATACCAGAAGTATGTATATGTTTTAGAGATAGTTTACTAAGAGCTAATAGAAGTAAAAAGACAGATAGTAATAATTATTATGGTTTCTCTTCGCCAAACTATAATCCATTAGCTGAAATAGCAACTGAAATAAAAGTTATTTCAGATAGGATATTGAAAGTACCAACTGAAAAATTTTATGTTGAAAAAAATATAGATGCTAATGTATTATTGTTAGAATTATTTCCTGGTCTTAATTCAAAATATATATCTGACTTTATTGAAAGCAATAAAAATATAAAAGCTTTAATATTAAAAACTTATGGAAGTGGTAATACTCCAACAAGTGAAGATTTTATTGAAACTCTAAAATCTATATCTAAAAAAGGTATCCTTATTTTAGATATTACACAATGTATTTCAGGAAGTGTAAAAATGCCTCTTTATGAATCTACTGATAAACTTTCAAAATTAGGCATTATAAATGGAAGTGATATAACTTCTGAAGCTGGACTAACTAAAATGATGTATTTACTAGGAAAAAATTTAGGTCTACAAGAAATAAAAAATGCTTTTTCAAGTTCAATCTGTGGAGAGCAGACCATATAA
- a CDS encoding murein L,D-transpeptidase catalytic domain family protein: MKKVLIFFSMLLLASNNFAEENLMTENITENSQQPIEQKIVIDVKSVYDSLNIKNKIDYSIFQKAYLGYVQISHKNPGVLIIIDYTKPSNEERFYVLDLNKKKLVYSTRVAHSKNSGLEIPLEFSDDPNSYQSSLGFFVTLGEYNGAYGYSLRLKGLEENINANAEDRAIVIHGGDIVEDEYIKKFGFAGRSLGCPVLPNSLTREIIDFIKHGRVLFIYGNDEEYIDESTYLSKLASVFEGSPKNIVEIEKLVEVQKTSPTTTVVATTTAPTTVVSDNKKDNTNRETVIAEANTTKILEIIKQEYKYTNSVDNNKIAYTRLLKDVIQEKLNKTPEIKEGIENKKLNDENINNQEKAVEQTVTTDNTLETEKDDKTVVSQQNENVQENKKEERKYPEEVTKKSLGIGIKFK; this comes from the coding sequence TTGAAAAAAGTATTAATATTTTTCTCTATGTTATTACTAGCTAGTAATAATTTTGCAGAAGAAAATCTTATGACAGAAAATATAACTGAAAATAGTCAACAACCTATAGAACAAAAAATAGTTATAGATGTAAAATCAGTATATGATTCTTTAAATATAAAAAATAAGATAGACTATTCTATTTTTCAAAAAGCATATTTAGGTTATGTACAAATTTCACATAAAAATCCTGGTGTTTTAATAATAATAGACTATACAAAGCCTTCAAATGAGGAAAGATTTTATGTGTTAGATTTAAATAAGAAAAAACTTGTTTATTCAACACGTGTTGCTCATTCTAAAAATTCAGGATTAGAAATTCCTTTAGAATTTTCAGATGATCCTAACTCTTATCAAAGTTCATTAGGTTTCTTTGTCACATTAGGAGAATATAATGGTGCTTATGGATATTCTTTAAGATTAAAAGGTCTTGAAGAAAATATAAATGCCAATGCTGAAGATAGAGCAATTGTTATTCATGGTGGAGATATAGTTGAAGATGAGTATATTAAAAAATTTGGTTTTGCAGGAAGAAGTTTAGGCTGTCCTGTATTGCCTAATTCCTTAACAAGAGAAATTATAGACTTTATTAAACATGGAAGAGTACTATTTATTTATGGTAATGATGAAGAATATATAGATGAAAGTACATATTTAAGTAAATTAGCATCAGTATTTGAAGGAAGTCCTAAAAATATTGTTGAGATTGAAAAGCTAGTTGAAGTTCAGAAAACTTCTCCAACAACTACAGTTGTAGCTACAACTACTGCTCCAACAACAGTTGTATCTGATAATAAAAAAGATAATACTAATCGTGAAACTGTAATTGCTGAAGCTAATACCACAAAAATTTTGGAAATTATAAAGCAAGAATATAAATACACAAACAGTGTAGATAATAATAAAATAGCTTATACTAGATTATTAAAAGATGTGATCCAGGAAAAACTTAATAAAACTCCTGAAATAAAAGAAGGTATCGAAAATAAAAAATTAAATGATGAAAACATAAATAATCAAGAAAAAGCAGTTGAGCAAACTGTTACAACAGATAATACTTTAGAGACAGAAAAAGATGATAAAACAGTAGTATCTCAGCAAAATGAAAATGTACAAGAAAATAAAAAAGAAGAAAGAAAATATCCAGAAGAAGTTACTAAAAAAAGTTTAGGTATTGGAATAAAATTTAAATAG
- a CDS encoding tyrosine-type recombinase/integrase has protein sequence MSAEKEKIKGEYTGRWNARFTIKLLNNKSKRIFKRGFNSKKEALEYEKKVILDNSLGSNIPFKVAVNQHLEFKKLRIKELTYMNMSNILNSITYFDNLLISDITPIQISNFQNDLLRKYKGSSIRTINAYVKMLFTWCVRYKNLTSNPFDMVDRLKLETKKRMDIITVDEFNQIVEQVNNPDMKLMFKLLFWTGLRIGEARALKIDDIDFNNKTISVTKSYTNLSGKSIITTPKTKGSIRVIKIDDVLLSEIKDYIDKAKYILDDNFIFRFNKASYRYNFKNATIKVLGRDLRVHDLRHSHASFLINNGVDILLISKRLGHSNTAMTLNVYSHLYPDRENEAINLINKLKANK, from the coding sequence ATGAGTGCAGAAAAGGAAAAAATAAAAGGAGAATATACAGGCAGATGGAATGCTAGATTCACAATAAAGCTTTTAAATAACAAAAGTAAGAGAATATTTAAAAGAGGTTTTAACAGTAAAAAAGAAGCTTTAGAATATGAAAAAAAAGTAATCTTAGATAATAGTTTAGGCTCTAATATCCCCTTTAAAGTAGCAGTTAATCAGCATTTAGAATTTAAAAAGCTACGAATAAAGGAATTAACCTATATGAATATGTCAAATATATTAAATAGCATTACATATTTTGATAATCTTTTAATATCCGATATAACACCAATTCAAATAAGCAATTTTCAAAATGATTTACTTAGGAAATATAAAGGCAGCTCAATAAGGACTATAAACGCATATGTTAAAATGTTATTTACCTGGTGTGTGAGATATAAGAATTTAACAAGTAATCCATTTGATATGGTGGACAGGTTGAAGCTAGAAACAAAAAAGAGAATGGATATAATCACAGTAGATGAGTTTAATCAAATAGTAGAACAAGTTAATAATCCTGATATGAAGTTAATGTTTAAATTATTATTTTGGACAGGGCTAAGAATTGGAGAGGCTAGAGCTCTAAAGATTGATGACATAGATTTTAATAATAAGACTATATCAGTAACAAAGTCATATACTAATCTAAGTGGTAAAAGCATTATAACAACTCCAAAAACAAAAGGAAGTATAAGAGTTATAAAGATTGATGATGTCTTATTGAGTGAGATAAAAGACTATATTGATAAAGCCAAATATATTTTGGATGATAATTTTATATTTAGATTTAATAAGGCAAGTTATAGATATAATTTTAAAAATGCAACTATAAAAGTATTAGGAAGAGATTTGAGGGTCCATGACCTAAGACATAGCCATGCAAGTTTTTTAATTAATAATGGTGTGGATATACTCTTAATATCAAAGAGATTAGGACATAGTAACACAGCAATGACATTAAATGTTTATAGTCATTTGTATCCTGATAGAGAAAACGAGGCTATAAATTTAATAAATAAGCTAAAAGCCAATAAATAA
- a CDS encoding phage/plasmid primase, P4 family, whose amino-acid sequence MKFEKVFRGFYKSKGDKGKVPILKYKTDEQLKDFNKKIVGYDRANKEFDSFVGYLDDGYILIDLDNKDDKGEYDSNKSESKKLIEILEHLGVKTPIIETPHGHHFYFKCSNKNLTSVSGVYSLIGLKVDYKLGSKYGCACMKALGEVRPVINDTGEVAELPTFLLNNKVLNNTLKELEDIKASTGGRNSFISKYKYQLLKNGYDELITYQVLEIINNYIFDEPLPMKELTTLMRQEHIEASQDTTGIKEDSFLYFTDSGKLKVHTRKMAEKMINDYSIIKIDNYLFSYTGTYYKRCMIEDIERAIFRLHKDITSNELKEVLKKIQLGTEIKKENLSYIALNNGIFNLDSLELEPHSKDKITTVYMDIDYKEDIDYITGYPADSPIKSYILDLVQNDFELFTVICEFLGQALYRKNNIIQKCLIIKGDKSNGKSKFLQILTRFFSAENVSTLDLKRFENRFDLFGIVGKMVNIGDDISGQYIGENSNIKKVITSEMLPIEQKGKDLFNYKPYVTCIFSCNNMPRFDDSTKAIKRRLCILPFENTYSEENGNINPHIVEQMTTKENMSNLFNWSIWGLRRVLKNYVITKSEKITEAVEEFDRENDPIKTFIDETAGDTELDLKGYFNMKDTKAVYTDYQIWCNNNGYKELNNINFGKQLKQHIPNLIKERYRNNFKRPYRYIL is encoded by the coding sequence TTGAAGTTTGAGAAAGTATTTAGGGGCTTTTATAAGTCCAAAGGAGATAAAGGGAAAGTCCCAATATTAAAATATAAGACTGATGAGCAGCTAAAAGACTTTAATAAAAAGATAGTTGGATATGATAGGGCCAACAAAGAATTTGATAGTTTTGTCGGTTATTTAGATGATGGTTATATACTTATAGACCTGGACAATAAAGATGATAAAGGAGAGTATGACAGTAATAAATCAGAATCTAAAAAGTTAATAGAAATATTGGAGCATTTAGGAGTTAAGACTCCAATAATAGAAACACCACATGGACACCACTTTTATTTTAAGTGCAGTAATAAAAACTTAACAAGTGTATCGGGTGTTTATAGTCTTATAGGTTTAAAGGTAGATTATAAACTAGGCTCTAAATATGGTTGTGCTTGTATGAAAGCATTAGGAGAAGTTAGACCAGTAATAAATGATACTGGAGAAGTGGCTGAACTACCGACATTCTTATTAAATAATAAAGTACTTAATAATACACTTAAGGAATTGGAAGACATTAAGGCATCAACTGGGGGTCGTAATTCTTTCATATCTAAATACAAGTACCAATTATTAAAAAATGGTTATGATGAGCTTATAACTTACCAGGTATTAGAAATAATTAATAACTATATATTTGATGAGCCACTACCTATGAAAGAGCTTACTACTCTTATGAGGCAAGAGCATATTGAAGCAAGTCAAGATACAACAGGTATAAAAGAGGATAGTTTTTTATATTTTACAGATTCAGGCAAGTTAAAGGTCCATACTAGAAAAATGGCTGAGAAGATGATAAATGACTATTCTATTATAAAGATTGATAATTACCTTTTTTCATATACTGGAACTTATTATAAAAGATGTATGATAGAAGACATTGAAAGGGCTATTTTTAGACTCCACAAAGATATAACAAGTAATGAATTAAAAGAAGTATTGAAAAAGATTCAACTAGGTACTGAAATAAAAAAAGAAAATCTAAGTTATATAGCTCTTAATAATGGTATTTTTAACCTAGATTCATTAGAGCTTGAGCCTCATAGTAAAGACAAAATTACAACAGTTTATATGGATATTGACTATAAAGAAGATATTGACTATATTACAGGTTATCCCGCTGATAGTCCAATTAAAAGTTATATCCTGGATCTAGTTCAAAATGATTTTGAGTTATTTACTGTTATTTGTGAGTTCTTAGGACAAGCCTTATATAGAAAAAATAATATAATTCAAAAGTGTTTAATAATAAAAGGGGATAAAAGCAATGGTAAAAGTAAATTTTTACAGATATTAACTAGGTTTTTCAGTGCTGAAAATGTTAGTACACTAGATTTAAAAAGATTTGAGAATAGATTTGATTTATTTGGAATAGTTGGAAAAATGGTTAATATTGGTGATGATATTAGTGGCCAGTATATAGGAGAAAACTCAAATATTAAAAAGGTCATAACCTCAGAAATGCTACCAATAGAACAAAAGGGAAAAGACTTATTTAATTATAAACCTTATGTTACTTGTATTTTCAGTTGTAATAATATGCCTAGATTTGATGACAGTACCAAAGCTATTAAAAGGAGATTATGCATTCTACCATTTGAAAATACTTATAGCGAAGAAAATGGCAATATTAATCCTCACATAGTAGAACAGATGACAACCAAAGAAAATATGAGTAATCTATTTAATTGGAGTATATGGGGGTTAAGGAGAGTATTAAAAAATTATGTAATAACTAAGTCAGAAAAGATAACGGAAGCAGTTGAGGAATTTGACAGAGAAAATGATCCAATAAAGACCTTTATTGATGAAACTGCTGGAGATACTGAACTAGATTTAAAAGGGTATTTCAATATGAAAGATACTAAAGCAGTTTATACAGACTATCAAATATGGTGTAATAACAATGGCTATAAGGAGTTGAATAATATTAATTTTGGTAAACAGTTAAAACAGCACATACCAAATTTAATTAAAGAAAGATACAGAAATAATTTTAAAAGACCTTACAGGTATATACTATAA
- a CDS encoding RNA polymerase sigma factor, translating into MNYKELSGYEKIKLILENYTSLVDRLNYLKTNIDNVSLKHSYRHDGTVKTFYSEYLSDIEKIEDIKEKRLMTIDLLEYFLHLVDSGIGYLKDCHFKHYEIIELYYIKGMKLKQIASKLGINPATVSKNKDKLIQEIAHFHFDDILESFTW; encoded by the coding sequence ATGAATTATAAGGAATTATCAGGATATGAAAAGATTAAATTAATACTGGAGAACTATACATCACTTGTTGATAGACTGAACTATTTAAAAACCAATATAGACAATGTTAGCTTGAAACATAGCTATAGACATGATGGAACTGTAAAGACTTTTTATAGTGAGTATTTAAGTGATATAGAAAAGATTGAAGACATCAAAGAAAAGAGATTAATGACAATAGATTTACTTGAATATTTTTTACATCTGGTTGATTCAGGGATAGGTTATTTAAAGGACTGTCATTTTAAGCATTATGAAATAATAGAACTTTATTATATTAAGGGCATGAAGTTAAAACAGATAGCCAGTAAATTAGGAATTAATCCAGCAACAGTATCAAAGAATAAAGATAAACTAATACAGGAGATAGCTCATTTTCATTTTGATGATATATTGGAATCTTTCACCTGGTAA
- a CDS encoding helix-turn-helix domain-containing protein — protein sequence MKVNYKKLITLIGGKCWSVRDLVNEAKIQPKAYYDIKAGKDTLNIKTVGKIAKALDVPVDEILIIE from the coding sequence ATGAAAGTAAACTATAAGAAGTTAATAACTTTAATAGGTGGTAAATGCTGGAGTGTTAGGGACTTAGTGAATGAAGCTAAGATTCAACCTAAGGCTTATTATGACATCAAAGCAGGTAAGGACACATTAAACATTAAGACAGTGGGAAAGATAGCCAAAGCCTTAGATGTTCCAGTAGATGAAATACTAATAATTGAATAA
- a CDS encoding helix-turn-helix domain-containing protein translates to MNSIEIILKALMKINNLTQVALSLKTDIPLPTIRKYLKSEFNPTRKNIKKIENTFNISIIDLIDRNLNDITEVENLEYENNLFLEKMLKKIENVEIEKNQFEYAASKGGAVKIPDYNFYEVLEQYEYIKLQIENTLKILNEIKFNLITENKKVDTIFKLDNDILTILKKYNILITPTNEITQDTFKIKLENKYYNIGNKLLSNIIESLKTNLVNDFKSFLEIIDNETNKP, encoded by the coding sequence ATGAATAGTATTGAAATAATTTTAAAAGCCTTAATGAAAATAAATAACCTAACACAAGTAGCTTTGTCTTTAAAAACTGATATACCATTACCAACTATAAGAAAATATCTAAAAAGTGAATTTAACCCCACTCGTAAAAATATTAAAAAAATCGAAAATACTTTTAATATAAGTATTATTGATTTGATAGACAGAAATTTAAACGATATAACAGAAGTTGAGAATTTAGAATATGAAAATAATTTATTTTTAGAAAAAATGTTGAAAAAAATTGAAAATGTTGAAATAGAAAAGAATCAATTTGAATATGCTGCATCTAAGGGAGGAGCTGTAAAAATTCCAGATTATAATTTTTACGAAGTATTAGAACAATATGAATATATAAAATTACAAATAGAAAACACTTTAAAAATTTTAAATGAGATAAAATTTAATTTGATAACCGAAAATAAAAAAGTAGACACTATATTTAAGCTAGATAATGATATTTTAACAATTTTAAAAAAATACAATATTTTAATTACTCCAACTAATGAAATAACACAAGACACTTTTAAAATAAAGCTTGAAAACAAATATTATAATATAGGTAATAAGTTATTGAGTAATATAATAGAGTCTTTAAAAACTAATTTAGTGAATGATTTTAAAAGCTTCCTTGAAATTATAGACAATGAAACAAATAAACCCTAA
- a CDS encoding GlyGly-CTERM sorting domain-containing protein (This protein contains a GlyGly-CTERM protein-sorting domain, as detected by TIGR03501. These domains are found at the C-terminus of secreted proteins in organisms that possess both rhombosortase, which is an intramembrane serine proteinase (see TIGR03902), and a type II secretion system (T2SS). In at least some cases, such as VesB from Vibrio cholerae, cleavage by rhombosortase is followed first by attachment of a glycerophosphoethanolamine-containing moiety, then by transport by the T2SS across the outer membrane and release into the medium in soluble form.), which yields MTIYVETVNINGGALFLLILLVLLFWWKHRRK from the coding sequence ATGACAATTTATGTTGAAACTGTAAACATTAATGGAGGAGCATTATTTTTATTGATATTGCTTGTTCTATTGTTTTGGTGGAAGCATAGGAGGAAATAA
- a CDS encoding terminase small subunit, whose product MTHRQELFIQEYIKTGNATNSAIKARYNKKTARSIGQRLLTNVDIKKKINVLSQKIACNSIMTAKERQEYLTKLINAADVKVSDKLKALDILNKMTGEYIQKVEVNGELKTENDPFKNLTTDELRKIIFDN is encoded by the coding sequence ATGACACATAGACAAGAATTATTTATACAAGAATATATTAAAACTGGAAATGCAACTAATTCGGCTATAAAAGCAAGATATAACAAAAAGACAGCTAGAAGCATAGGACAAAGATTATTGACGAATGTTGACATAAAAAAGAAAATTAATGTATTAAGCCAAAAGATAGCTTGTAATAGTATTATGACAGCTAAGGAAAGACAGGAGTATTTAACTAAATTGATTAATGCTGCTGATGTCAAAGTATCAGATAAATTAAAGGCGTTAGATATTTTAAATAAGATGACAGGGGAATATATCCAAAAGGTTGAAGTAAATGGAGAACTAAAAACAGAAAATGATCCATTTAAAAATTTAACTACTGATGAGCTTAGAAAAATTATTTTTGATAACTGA